One genomic segment of Amycolatopsis sp. Hca4 includes these proteins:
- a CDS encoding carboxymuconolactone decarboxylase family protein, producing the protein MPRIPAKKTSEAGLFLKLAYRFAGRRYGAVPEPMAVAAHHPGLLRASVVHELLAERASKKLPANVRELAVYRVATRIGCSWCVDFGTMLQKHDGLDIERLTKIDDYATSPAFSHQERLAIAYADAMSADQVTVTDEQVAELEREFGREGVLELTYQIALENSRARMNSALGLVDQGFTSGDACRVPLP; encoded by the coding sequence ATGCCGCGCATCCCCGCCAAGAAGACGTCCGAGGCCGGGCTCTTCCTCAAGCTCGCCTACCGGTTCGCCGGCCGCCGCTACGGCGCGGTGCCCGAGCCGATGGCCGTCGCCGCGCACCACCCCGGCCTGCTGCGGGCCTCCGTGGTGCACGAGCTGCTGGCCGAGCGGGCGTCGAAGAAGCTCCCCGCGAACGTGCGGGAGCTCGCCGTCTACCGGGTCGCGACCCGGATCGGCTGCTCGTGGTGCGTCGACTTCGGCACCATGCTGCAGAAGCACGACGGCCTCGACATCGAACGGCTCACGAAGATCGACGACTACGCCACCTCACCCGCGTTCAGCCACCAGGAGCGGCTCGCGATCGCCTACGCCGACGCGATGTCGGCCGACCAGGTGACGGTGACCGACGAGCAGGTCGCCGAGCTCGAGCGCGAGTTCGGCCGCGAGGGCGTCCTGGAGCTGACCTACCAGATCGCGCTGGAGAACTCGCGGGCCCGGATGAACAGCGCGCTCGGCCTCGTCGACCAGGGCTTCACCTCCGGCGACGCGTGCCGGGTCCCGCTCCCGTAG
- a CDS encoding MFS transporter — protein sequence MHTSRNLAYAGLLLGMAVAQLDGLVLTAALPSIGADLGARTGLVAVTAAGLLTLTVATPLHGRLGDLHGRRLSFALSVVVFAAASAWCAAAPDLGSLIAARALQGLGGSGLVVAAMSGLGELFDRDELLRRQGRQTAVFAAATLGGPPLGGLLAAGPGWRWIFLVNLPLCGAALVLGLRGLPAKPKRGKEKFDVPGSVLLAVAGAAVVALGTVDALARSPLWTPSLLGSAVAAGFLFVRRQRRTPSPLISPKVFADAVLKRAVVVNGLAGAALYGTFTYVALVAASGAGAAGTGLLLVAMTAGQLVLSTSFAALARRHPDMTAWGRFGCLLGTAGLAAIAVAAAVGGTPWLLAPGLFAMGAAFAVCTSAYTVLGQTRADRALLGVTLGSLTFARQAGGLAGAAVFGWLALATTGGLAAPGLTVVFAVAAVTMLVAWLTSPAVTSADAVSSSS from the coding sequence ATGCACACATCTCGGAACCTCGCCTACGCCGGTCTGCTGCTCGGCATGGCCGTGGCCCAGCTGGACGGCCTGGTCCTCACCGCGGCCCTGCCCTCGATCGGCGCCGACCTCGGGGCGCGCACCGGGCTGGTCGCGGTCACCGCCGCCGGCTTGCTGACCCTGACCGTCGCGACACCGCTGCACGGCCGGCTCGGTGACCTCCACGGCCGCCGGCTCTCCTTCGCGCTGTCGGTCGTCGTCTTCGCCGCCGCCTCCGCGTGGTGCGCCGCCGCGCCCGATCTCGGCTCGCTGATCGCCGCCCGTGCGCTGCAGGGCCTGGGCGGCAGCGGGCTGGTCGTCGCGGCGATGAGCGGGCTCGGCGAGCTGTTCGACCGCGACGAACTGCTGCGCCGCCAGGGCCGGCAGACCGCCGTCTTCGCGGCCGCCACCCTCGGCGGTCCGCCGCTGGGCGGCCTGCTCGCCGCCGGGCCCGGCTGGCGGTGGATCTTCCTGGTCAACCTGCCGCTCTGCGGGGCCGCACTGGTCCTCGGGCTGCGCGGGCTGCCCGCGAAACCGAAACGGGGCAAGGAAAAGTTCGACGTCCCGGGCAGCGTGCTGCTGGCGGTCGCGGGTGCGGCCGTCGTCGCGCTCGGCACCGTCGACGCACTCGCTCGGAGTCCACTGTGGACGCCGAGCCTGCTCGGGAGCGCCGTGGCCGCCGGGTTCCTGTTCGTCCGCCGCCAGCGCCGCACGCCGAGCCCGCTCATCTCGCCGAAGGTGTTCGCGGACGCCGTCCTCAAGCGCGCGGTGGTGGTCAACGGCCTGGCGGGCGCCGCGCTCTACGGCACCTTCACCTACGTCGCCCTGGTCGCCGCCTCGGGTGCGGGCGCGGCGGGCACCGGGCTGCTGCTCGTCGCCATGACCGCGGGCCAGCTCGTCCTGTCGACGTCCTTCGCCGCGCTGGCCCGGCGGCACCCGGACATGACGGCGTGGGGCCGGTTCGGCTGCCTGCTCGGCACGGCCGGGCTCGCCGCGATCGCCGTCGCGGCGGCCGTCGGCGGCACGCCGTGGCTGCTCGCGCCGGGCTTGTTCGCCATGGGGGCGGCCTTCGCCGTCTGCACGTCCGCATACACGGTCCTCGGCCAGACCCGGGCCGACCGGGCGCTGCTCGGCGTCACACTGGGGTCGCTGACCTTCGCCCGGCAGGCCGGCGGCCTGGCCGGGGCCGCGGTGTTCGGCTGGCTCGCGCTGGCCACCACCGGCGGGCTGGCCGCGCCGGGGCTCACGGTCGTCTTCGCGGTGGCGGCCGTGACGATGCTGGTGGCGTGGCTCACTTCGCCGGCTGTCACGTCCGCCGATGCCGTCTCGTCCAGCTCGTAG
- a CDS encoding MarR family winged helix-turn-helix transcriptional regulator produces the protein MHTSSDGGPALFRLVRHWARQWAPDVVERFAADAPPSWTVPNLFVIQAIAGATGDEVTVADVARQLGIDRSVASRMVSEAAREGFVVRATSTRDARRAVLTLTEAAKGFLEASQAHQRQAFDALVGHWAEEDRERFAGYLGRLADEVLG, from the coding sequence ATGCACACATCAAGCGACGGCGGCCCCGCCCTCTTCCGCCTGGTCCGCCACTGGGCGCGCCAATGGGCCCCGGACGTCGTCGAGCGCTTCGCCGCCGACGCCCCGCCGTCGTGGACCGTGCCGAACCTGTTCGTGATCCAGGCGATCGCCGGCGCGACGGGCGACGAAGTGACGGTCGCGGACGTGGCCCGCCAGCTGGGCATCGACCGCTCGGTGGCCAGCCGGATGGTGAGCGAGGCCGCCCGGGAGGGTTTCGTGGTGCGCGCGACGTCGACGCGTGACGCGCGCCGGGCGGTACTGACACTGACCGAGGCGGCGAAAGGGTTCCTCGAGGCTTCGCAGGCCCACCAGCGTCAGGCGTTCGACGCGCTGGTGGGCCACTGGGCGGAGGAGGACCGCGAACGCTTCGCCGGCTACCTCGGCCGGCTCGCGGACGAGGTGCTCGGCTGA
- a CDS encoding carboxymuconolactone decarboxylase family protein produces the protein MTTTETRPDLAELDPVFAQMTEATAAYVRAIPELTDREKTFLSVTADVCQASLGCAFEAHVRAGLAAGVSTGDIRELLRFVSYDCGYHAAAAGVERIGLPRPDAEPLAPELVSTGPDAAPSPLPPAVRARVAELDPHFAGFFDLQSRMRTGHGPGTLSERERGLVSLSVDVHYQTLADTFRTHVGRALRGGASPEDVRAALRFNAQFGVTRAWHAWEAVNEILAQPSTSSASRPR, from the coding sequence TTGACCACCACCGAAACACGGCCGGACCTCGCCGAGCTCGACCCGGTGTTCGCGCAGATGACCGAGGCGACCGCCGCGTACGTCCGGGCGATCCCCGAGCTGACCGATCGCGAGAAGACCTTCCTGAGCGTCACGGCCGATGTCTGCCAGGCGAGCCTGGGCTGCGCTTTCGAGGCTCACGTGCGAGCCGGGCTCGCGGCCGGGGTGTCCACAGGGGACATCCGCGAGCTGCTGCGGTTCGTCTCCTACGACTGCGGCTACCACGCCGCGGCCGCGGGGGTCGAGCGGATCGGCCTGCCGCGCCCGGACGCCGAACCCCTGGCTCCGGAGCTGGTGTCGACCGGCCCGGACGCGGCACCCAGCCCGCTGCCACCCGCGGTACGGGCCCGGGTGGCGGAGCTGGACCCGCACTTCGCCGGCTTCTTCGACCTGCAGTCGCGGATGCGGACCGGCCACGGACCCGGCACGCTCAGCGAACGCGAGCGCGGCCTGGTCAGCCTCAGCGTCGATGTCCACTACCAGACGCTGGCCGACACGTTCCGCACGCACGTCGGGCGCGCGCTGCGCGGTGGCGCGTCACCCGAGGACGTCCGGGCGGCGCTGCGGTTCAACGCCCAGTTCGGTGTCACGCGGGCGTGGCACGCGTGGGAGGCGGTGAACGAGATCCTGGCTCAGCCGAGCACCTCGTCCGCGAGCCGGCCGAGGTAG
- a CDS encoding TetR/AcrR family transcriptional regulator — MEETRRRPNARGKGELLREEIVTAAVRMLDELADDEALSLRAVARAVSIAATSVYLHFPDRDALVLAAMQRCHEELVGVGDEAAAAAPDPAAALRARILAQAGWAQAHPGLYKVLHESKVHRRLGMPFKEVMVARTIEGVQRCMDAGAAPAGDAATVAIDLRTAVNGMLAQRINEPDLPWPPAVEQLDRFLVKLVGLRL; from the coding sequence ATGGAAGAGACCAGACGCCGCCCGAACGCCCGCGGCAAAGGCGAGTTGCTGCGCGAAGAGATCGTCACTGCCGCCGTCCGCATGCTCGACGAGCTCGCCGACGACGAGGCGCTGTCCCTGCGGGCCGTCGCGCGGGCGGTGTCGATCGCGGCGACGTCGGTCTACCTGCACTTCCCGGACCGCGACGCCCTGGTGCTGGCCGCGATGCAGCGCTGCCACGAGGAGCTCGTCGGCGTCGGCGACGAAGCCGCGGCGGCCGCCCCCGATCCCGCGGCCGCGCTGCGCGCCCGGATCCTGGCGCAGGCCGGGTGGGCGCAGGCGCATCCCGGGCTCTACAAGGTGCTCCACGAGAGCAAGGTCCACCGGCGGCTCGGCATGCCGTTCAAGGAGGTCATGGTCGCGCGCACGATCGAGGGCGTGCAGCGCTGCATGGACGCGGGCGCGGCCCCGGCCGGCGACGCCGCCACGGTCGCCATCGACCTGCGGACCGCCGTCAACGGCATGCTGGCCCAGCGGATCAACGAGCCCGACCTGCCGTGGCCGCCCGCGGTCGAGCAGCTCGACCGGTTCCTGGTGAAGCTGGTGGGCCTGCGGCTCTGA
- a CDS encoding DinB family protein has translation MTTVDDQGRPEPPFDGDEAGTLLGFLDFHRATLAWKCAGLDEVGLRATHPPATMTLGGLLKHLAYVEDHWFSHVLAGRDRMPPFDAVDWAATPDWDWDSAAEDTPEQLRALWETAVERSRAVVTAALASGDLAQPAQRTRRDGSAPSLRWILVHLVEEYSRHNGHADLIREAIDGSTGE, from the coding sequence GTGACCACTGTGGACGATCAGGGCCGCCCCGAGCCGCCCTTCGACGGTGACGAAGCCGGCACGCTCCTCGGTTTCCTCGACTTCCACCGCGCGACGCTGGCCTGGAAGTGCGCGGGCCTGGACGAGGTGGGCCTGCGCGCGACGCACCCGCCGGCCACGATGACGCTCGGCGGGCTGCTCAAGCACCTGGCCTACGTGGAGGACCACTGGTTCTCCCACGTGCTGGCGGGCCGTGACCGGATGCCGCCGTTCGACGCGGTCGACTGGGCGGCCACGCCGGACTGGGACTGGGATTCGGCCGCGGAGGACACGCCGGAGCAGCTGCGCGCGCTCTGGGAGACCGCGGTCGAGCGCTCGCGGGCGGTGGTGACGGCGGCCCTGGCGAGCGGTGACCTCGCCCAGCCGGCGCAGCGCACCCGCCGCGACGGCAGCGCGCCGAGCCTGCGCTGGATCCTGGTCCACCTGGTCGAGGAGTACAGCCGGCACAACGGCCACGCCGACCTGATCCGCGAGGCGATCGACGGCAGCACGGGGGAGTAG
- a CDS encoding glycosyl transferase — translation MKSEAVPELVPPAPEPPEGPKRWAWQDSAIAGGFLLFTVLLYNGLWFDLKRGYLWNGGADQSQWEWYSTVVAKAVLHFQNPFTTDLQNYPRGVNMAANAAMFGLNIPLAPLTLTFGATLTWAIVLTAGLAGTATGWYWVFSRHLVPNRTAAAIGGAFCGFAPPMISHGNAHPNFVVLFVLPFIALKTIQVARGVLPVRNGIVLGLLVAWQILLGEEPLAIFALAFLVFAVAWLIPHRAEIRGMLAPLGKGIGIGAVVALLIAGFPLYWQFFGPQSFHSLLHGSAGNDTAAFTRFATQSVAGAPEAAADVSMNRTEENAFFGWPLIVLVVVLTIWLWRDVVSRALAITVYVMAVLSLGVEITVAHEDTGVAGPWKWLGQLPLLDSVLESRLAMGCIPAVGALLAIATHRVWTAAAQLTAPSDGKPAFPLRMVWIGAVVAVLLPIAPTELVTHQRPLSPPFFADGIWRQYVAPGGSLVPVPLPSTGEAEPLHWQVDAGLGYPMPEGYFVGPTSPDDRRGRYGAVPLPTSDLFAQVERTGQAAEVTEGDRTQALADLRAWKASVLVVGPRQNQEALKSTVELLLRKPAEFVGGVWIWDVRPLTASAS, via the coding sequence CTGAAGTCCGAAGCCGTTCCCGAGCTGGTCCCGCCCGCTCCCGAACCGCCCGAAGGGCCGAAGCGCTGGGCGTGGCAGGACTCCGCGATCGCCGGCGGGTTCCTGCTGTTCACCGTCCTGCTCTACAACGGGCTGTGGTTCGACCTCAAGCGCGGCTACCTCTGGAACGGCGGCGCCGACCAGAGCCAGTGGGAGTGGTACTCGACGGTCGTCGCGAAGGCCGTGCTGCACTTCCAGAACCCGTTCACCACGGACCTGCAGAACTACCCCCGCGGCGTCAACATGGCGGCGAACGCGGCGATGTTCGGCCTGAACATCCCGCTCGCGCCGCTGACGCTGACCTTCGGTGCCACGCTCACCTGGGCGATCGTGCTCACCGCCGGCCTGGCCGGCACCGCGACCGGCTGGTACTGGGTGTTCTCCCGGCACCTGGTGCCGAACCGGACGGCGGCCGCGATCGGCGGCGCGTTCTGCGGCTTCGCGCCGCCGATGATCTCGCACGGCAACGCGCACCCGAACTTCGTCGTGCTGTTCGTGCTGCCGTTCATCGCGCTCAAGACGATCCAGGTGGCGCGCGGCGTGCTCCCGGTGCGCAACGGCATCGTGCTCGGGCTGCTCGTCGCGTGGCAGATCCTGCTGGGCGAAGAGCCGCTGGCCATCTTCGCGCTCGCCTTCCTCGTGTTCGCGGTGGCGTGGCTGATCCCGCACCGCGCGGAGATCCGCGGCATGCTGGCCCCGCTGGGCAAGGGCATCGGGATCGGCGCGGTCGTCGCGCTGCTGATCGCCGGATTCCCGTTGTACTGGCAGTTCTTCGGCCCGCAGAGCTTCCACTCGCTGCTGCACGGTTCGGCGGGCAACGACACGGCGGCGTTCACCCGCTTCGCGACGCAGTCGGTCGCCGGCGCGCCGGAAGCGGCGGCGGACGTCTCGATGAACCGCACCGAGGAGAACGCGTTCTTCGGCTGGCCGCTGATCGTGCTCGTGGTGGTGCTGACGATCTGGCTGTGGCGTGACGTCGTTTCGCGGGCGCTCGCGATCACGGTGTACGTGATGGCCGTGCTTTCGCTGGGCGTCGAGATCACCGTGGCGCACGAGGACACCGGCGTCGCCGGCCCGTGGAAGTGGCTCGGCCAGCTGCCGCTGCTGGACTCCGTGCTCGAATCGCGGCTCGCGATGGGCTGCATCCCGGCGGTGGGCGCGCTGCTGGCGATCGCGACGCACCGCGTCTGGACGGCGGCGGCCCAGCTGACGGCGCCGTCCGACGGCAAGCCCGCGTTCCCGCTGCGGATGGTCTGGATCGGCGCGGTGGTGGCCGTGCTGCTGCCGATCGCGCCGACGGAACTGGTGACGCACCAGCGTCCCCTGTCGCCGCCGTTCTTCGCCGACGGGATCTGGCGCCAGTACGTCGCGCCCGGCGGTTCGCTGGTGCCGGTGCCGCTGCCGAGCACCGGGGAGGCCGAGCCGCTGCACTGGCAGGTCGACGCCGGTCTCGGCTACCCGATGCCGGAGGGCTACTTCGTCGGCCCGACGTCCCCGGACGACCGCCGCGGCCGCTACGGCGCCGTTCCGCTGCCGACGTCGGACCTGTTCGCGCAGGTCGAGCGGACCGGCCAGGCGGCGGAGGTGACCGAGGGCGACCGCACGCAGGCGCTCGCGGACCTGCGGGCCTGGAAGGCGAGCGTGCTCGTGGTCGGGCCGCGGCAGAACCAGGAAGCGCTGAAGTCCACTGTGGAGCTGCTGCTGCGCAAGCCGGCGGAGTTCGTCGGCGGAGTGTGGATCTGGGACGTCCGGCCGCTGACGGCGTCGGCCTCGTGA
- a CDS encoding serpin family protein, producing MATDSHLRFALAVHSALGAGGGNTCFSPYSVASALTLAARAARGTTQEELVALLGDPDRQTALLREAAQLVEDGAELAVANTLWADDRLPLEDSFKAELAEWPGAAVASAPFEEDPEAARALINDDVGRTTRGLIPQLLPPGSIAADVAAVLVNALYLKAAWKLPFREANTSDAPFHAPSGTRDVPTMWLSENVGHAHAAGWQAVQLTAVGGLQAVVLLPDGDLADAEPGLDQETLTGLLGEIRFKPVELALPKISLDVSSPLTGVLRGLGVRTLFTGKADLSGLSPDPRLFVSEVLHQAVLRVDEQGFEGAAATALVMRLTSMMIADPVAVTVDRPFLLLVRHAATGALYFLARVVEP from the coding sequence ATGGCCACGGACAGCCACCTCCGGTTCGCTCTCGCCGTCCACTCGGCCCTCGGCGCCGGGGGCGGGAACACCTGCTTTTCGCCGTATTCGGTGGCCAGTGCGCTGACCCTCGCCGCGCGGGCCGCCCGCGGGACGACGCAGGAGGAGCTCGTCGCCCTGCTCGGCGACCCGGACCGGCAGACCGCCCTGCTGCGGGAGGCCGCCCAGCTCGTCGAAGACGGTGCCGAGCTGGCCGTCGCGAACACGCTGTGGGCCGACGACCGGCTCCCGCTCGAAGACTCCTTCAAGGCCGAGCTCGCCGAGTGGCCGGGGGCCGCCGTCGCGAGCGCGCCCTTCGAGGAGGACCCCGAAGCCGCCCGCGCGCTGATCAACGACGACGTCGGGCGCACCACGCGCGGGCTGATCCCGCAGCTGCTGCCGCCCGGCTCGATCGCCGCCGACGTCGCCGCGGTGCTCGTCAACGCCCTCTACCTCAAGGCCGCCTGGAAACTGCCCTTCCGCGAAGCCAACACCAGCGACGCGCCCTTCCACGCCCCGTCCGGCACCCGGGACGTGCCGACCATGTGGCTCAGCGAAAACGTCGGCCACGCGCACGCCGCCGGCTGGCAGGCCGTGCAGCTGACCGCGGTCGGGGGCCTGCAGGCCGTGGTGCTGCTGCCCGACGGCGACCTCGCCGACGCGGAACCCGGGCTCGACCAGGAAACATTGACCGGCCTGCTCGGTGAAATCCGCTTCAAGCCGGTGGAACTCGCCCTCCCGAAGATCTCGCTCGACGTGTCGAGCCCGCTCACCGGCGTGCTGCGCGGGCTCGGCGTGCGCACGCTGTTCACCGGCAAAGCCGACCTCAGCGGGCTTTCGCCCGATCCGCGGCTGTTCGTGTCCGAGGTGCTGCACCAGGCCGTCCTGCGCGTCGACGAACAGGGCTTCGAGGGGGCCGCGGCCACCGCGCTGGTCATGCGCCTGACCTCGATGATGATCGCCGACCCGGTCGCCGTCACGGTGGACCGGCCGTTCCTGCTGCTGGTCCGGCACGCCGCGACCGGCGCGCTCTACTTCCTCGCCAGGGTGGTCGAACCGTGA